Proteins from a single region of Macaca fascicularis isolate 582-1 chromosome 17, T2T-MFA8v1.1:
- the ACOD1 gene encoding cis-aconitate decarboxylase has translation MMLKSITESFATTIHGLKAGHLTDRVIQRSKRMILDTLGAGFLGTSTEVFHKASQYSKIYSSNITSTVWGRPDIRLPPTYAAFVNGVAIHSMDFDDTWHPATHPSGAVLPVLTALAEALPRSPKFSGLDLLLAFNVGIEVQGRLLHFAKEAKDIPKRFHPPSVVGTLGSAAAASKFLGLSSTKCQEALAIAVSHAGAPMANAATQTKPLHIGNAAKHGIEAAFLAMLGLQGNKQVLDLEAGFGAFYANYSPKVLPNLDSYSWLLDQQDVAFKRFPAHLSTHWVADAAASVRKNLVAETALLPIDYIKRIVLRIPNVQYVNRPFPDSEHEARHSFQYVACAMLLDGSIAVPAFHECQINRPQVRELLSKVELEYPPDNLPSFNTLYCEISVTLKDGATFTHRSDTFYGHWREPLSQEDLEEKFRANASKMLSCDMVESLIKIVENLEDLEDCSVLTTLLKGPSPPEVASNSSAYNNSITNLS, from the exons ATGATGCTCAAG TCTATCACAGAAAGCTTTGCCACAACTATCCATGGCTTGAAAGCGGGACACCTGACAGATCGCGTTATTCAGAGGAGCAAAAGGATGATTCTAGACACTCTGGGTGCTGGGTTCCTGGGAACCAGTACGGAAGTGTTTCACAAAGCCAGCCAATATAGCAAG ATCTACAGTTCCAACATAACCAGCACTGTTTGGGGTCGGCCAGACATCAGGCTTCCACCCACATATGCTGCTTTTGTGAACGGTGTGGCT ATTCACTCCATGGATTTTGATGACACGTGGCACCCTGCCACCCACCCTTCTGGGGCTGTCCTTCCTGTCCTCACAGCTTTAGCAGAAGCCCTGCCAAGGAGTCCAAAGTTTTCTGGCCTTGACCTGCTGCTGGCTTTCAATGTTGGTATTGAAGTGCAAGGCCGATTACTGCATTTCGCCAAGGAGGCCAAAGACATACCAAAGAG ATTCCATCCCCCTTCCGTGGTAGGAACATTGGGTAGTGCTGCTGCTGCATCCAAGTTTTTAGGACTTAGCTCCACAAAGTGCCAAGAAGCCCTGGCCATTGCTGTTTCCCATGCTGGGGCACCCATGGCCAATGCTGCCACTCAGACCAAGCCCCTCCACATTGGCAATGCTGCCAAGCATGGGATAGAAGCTGCATTTCTGGCAATGCTGGGTCTCCAAGGAAACAAGCAGGTCTTGGACTTGGAGGCAGGATTTGGGGCCTTTTATGCCAACTATTCCCCAAAAGTCCTTCCAAACCTAGATTCCTACAGTTGGCTGCTGGACCAGCAGGATGTGGCCTTTAAGCGTTTTCCTGCGCATTTATCTACCCACTGGGTGGCAGACGCAGCTGCATCTGTGAGAAAGAACCTTGTAGCAGAGACAGCTCTGCTTCCAATTGACTACATTAAGAGAATTGTGCTCAGGATACCAAATGTCCAGTATGTAAACAGGCCCTTTCCAGACTCGGAGCATGAAGCCCGTCATTCATTCCAGTACGTGGCCTGTGCCATGCTGCTTGATGGTAGCATCGCTGTCCCAGCATTCCATGAATGCCAGATCAACAGACCACAGGTGAGAGAGCTGCTCAGTAAGGTGGAGCTGGAGTACCCTCCGGACAACTTGCCAAGCTTCAACACACTGTACTGTGAAATAAGTGTCACCCTCAAGGATGGAGCCACCTTCACACATCGCTCTGATACCTTCTATGGGCACTGGAGAGAACCACTGAGCCAGGAGGACCTAGAGGAAAAGTTCAGAGCCAATGCCTCCAAGATGCTGTCCTGTGACATGGTGGAAAGCCTCATAAAGATAGTCGAAAATCTAGAAGACCTAGAAGACTGTTCTGTGTTAACTACACTTCTCAAAGGACCCTCTCCACCAGAGGTGGCTTCAAACTCTTCAGCATATAATAATTCTATCACAAATCTCTCCTGA